Below is a genomic region from Roseimicrobium gellanilyticum.
GAAGGTGGCTCTCATCGGTTGCGGTGGTCGTGGATCCGGTGCTGCGAGCAATGCGCTCTCCGTGGGGCCGCCCACCCGTCTCGTCGCCATGGCGGACGTGCAGAAGAACCGTCTGGACTCCAGCTTTGACGCGCTCTCCAGCAAGCATCCTGACCGCATGAGCGTGTCGGAGGATGCGAAGTTCATCGGGTTTGATGCCTACAAACAGGCGGTGGACATGCTGAAGCCCGGGGATATCGCCGTGTTCGCCACGCCTCCGGCCTTCCGCTGGGTGCACTATAAGTACGCCATTGAGCGGGGTGTGAACATCTTTATGGAGAAGCCGCTCTCCGTGGACGGCCCCACCTCCAAGCGCATGCTGGAGCTGAATGAAGAGGCGAAAAAGAAAGGCCTCAAGGTGGCTGTGGGTCTCATGTGCCGCCACTGCCGTGTCCGCGGCGAGCTCTACAACCGCATCCAGGATGGCGCGATTGGCGATCTCATCCTTGCCCGTGCGTACCGCATGCAGGCGCCCGTGGCTTCCTGCTTCTCGAAGCGTCGTCCGGAAGACACGCCGGAGCTCATCTGGCAGATCCAGCGTTTCCACTCGTTCCTCTGGGCGAGCGGCGGCGCGTACAGCGACTTCTTCATCCACAATATCGACGAAGCCTGCTGGATGAAAAACGACTGGCCCGTGGAAGCCCAAGCCAGCGGTGGTCGCACGGATCGTGGCGATTACGTGGACCAGAACTTCGATCACTACTCTGTCGAATACACCTGGAAGGATGGCAGCAAGTTCTTCTTCGAAGGACGCAACATCACGGGCTGCCGCAATGAGTTCTCCACGCACGTGCACGGCTCGAAGGGCATGGCGATCGTCTCCACGGCGGGTCACCTCCCGGCGAAGAGCGCCATCTTCAAGGGTCAGACCCGTGACTCTTCGGCCACGGTGTGGCGTGCGCCATCCCCTGAGCCGAACCCGTATCAGACGGAGTGGGATGATTTCCTTGATGCCATCCGCAACAACAAGCCCTACAACGAAATGGAGCGCGGCGTGAAGGCCAGCCTCGTCACCGTCATGGGCCGTATGGCGGCGCACACCGGCCAGATCATCACCTATGATCAGATGCTGAACTGCCCGTACGAGTTCGCGCCTGGAGTGGACAAGCTGACGCTCGATGGCCCGGCTCCGATTCATGAAGACGCCAATGGCCGCTACCCTGTGCCGCTTCCCGGTGTGAACCGCGACCGCGAGTATGCGATGGCAGATGTGGTGGTACCCAAGGCACCTGAGCCTCCTGCGGCGCCGGCGCCTGCACCCGCGCCTGCACCCGCGGCGGGAGCGCAGAAGTCCTAAGCGTTAGCTTCCAGCTTCCCGACGGAGGGGGCGCCCAAAAGGCGGCCCCTTATCGTTTTTGAAAGAAGCGATGCCATTGCCCGCGTTTGGGGCTCAAAGCCCGCAACATTCAAGCCCTGAACGCCATGAAACACGTCATTCCCGTTCTTACCTTGCTGCTTCTGTTGTCGGGTGTTTTCCTGACGGAAGCTGCGAACCCTGATCAGCCTCACATGCGAGCAGCGCTGGAGCTGCTGCAGTCTGCCAAGAAATCCGACCAGCCTCTCCCCATGCTGACCTCCGCCCGGAAGCATCTCAAGAATGCCTCCAAGAACAAAGGCGGAGCCAGGGTGGAAGCGCTGGAACTGGTGAACGAAGCGATCGCCCAAGCGCAAGTGGGGGACAAGAAGAAGACCGAGCAGAAGATCAATGCGGCCATCGCCAATATTCACTCGGGCATCGGAAACGCCAAATAACCTGCGCGGCGTATTGCCCGCGTGCGCAATTCTGGTGACACCCTCGTCATTCCTGGAGTAGCCTCCATGGCATGACGAACAAGCTTGTCGCGAGTGTGCGTTTGTTTCTGTGTGCAGCGATCGCGTCGTCGCTGCATGCGGCTCCGATTCACACGGCAGCTTCGGCTGGAGACCTTTCCAAGATCGAACAAATTCTCACGGATGGCGCCGATGTGAATGCGCCACATGAAGTGAGCGGGCTGACGCCATGGCAGATCGCGCGCATGCATGGTCGCGAAGAAGCGGCGGAACTACTGGCAAAGAAAGGCGCGGACACGAATCGCGAGTTTCCCAAGCCGGGCGAGATTGTGGATCGTGCCTTGAAGAACGCTGTTAAGGAAGACAGTCCCGGATTTGCGGTGCTCGTCGCGCGCGATGGCAAGGTCGTCTACGAGCGTGGCTTTGGGATGGAGGATATCGAGGCGAAGAAATCCATCACCCCGGAGACCGCTTTCCGCATCGGCTCGGTCACAAAGCAATTCACAGCGGCGGCCATCCTTCTTTCCGAAGAGGACGGCAAGCTCAAGGTCACGGACACCATCGATAAGTATTACCCGGGTTTTCCTCGTGGGGACAAGATCACGCTGCATCATCTGCTGACGCACACCTCGGGCATCTACAACTTCACTGCGCTTCCCGGCTTCATGAAGCAGGCTACGGAGCCCGTAACCCCAGCACAGGTCATTGCCTCGTTCAGAGATGTGTCTCCCAACT
It encodes:
- a CDS encoding Gfo/Idh/MocA family protein produces the protein MNPSESPVSSRRDFLKTTTRTAAGVSVLSGITIPYVHASVNDEVKVALIGCGGRGSGAASNALSVGPPTRLVAMADVQKNRLDSSFDALSSKHPDRMSVSEDAKFIGFDAYKQAVDMLKPGDIAVFATPPAFRWVHYKYAIERGVNIFMEKPLSVDGPTSKRMLELNEEAKKKGLKVAVGLMCRHCRVRGELYNRIQDGAIGDLILARAYRMQAPVASCFSKRRPEDTPELIWQIQRFHSFLWASGGAYSDFFIHNIDEACWMKNDWPVEAQASGGRTDRGDYVDQNFDHYSVEYTWKDGSKFFFEGRNITGCRNEFSTHVHGSKGMAIVSTAGHLPAKSAIFKGQTRDSSATVWRAPSPEPNPYQTEWDDFLDAIRNNKPYNEMERGVKASLVTVMGRMAAHTGQIITYDQMLNCPYEFAPGVDKLTLDGPAPIHEDANGRYPVPLPGVNRDREYAMADVVVPKAPEPPAAPAPAPAPAPAAGAQKS